A portion of the Streptomyces sp. NBC_00376 genome contains these proteins:
- a CDS encoding CinA family protein, whose translation MTAAARVLELLVERGETLAVAESLTGGLVAAELTSVPGASRSFRGSVTAYATPLKRDVLGVDGGLLTERGAVDPEVARQMAAGVRRVLGADWGMATTGVAGPDPQDGKAVGTVYVAVAGPGGVQNMAELRLNGGRADIRKESVRSVLELLSAELGKNARAQDTEQNGGN comes from the coding sequence GTGACTGCCGCGGCCAGGGTGCTGGAGCTGCTCGTGGAGCGTGGTGAGACCCTTGCCGTCGCGGAGTCGCTCACCGGCGGTCTGGTCGCGGCGGAACTCACCTCGGTGCCGGGGGCCTCGCGCTCCTTCCGGGGCTCCGTGACGGCGTACGCGACGCCCCTGAAGCGGGATGTCCTGGGTGTGGACGGGGGCCTGCTGACGGAGCGCGGTGCGGTCGACCCGGAGGTGGCGCGGCAGATGGCAGCCGGTGTGCGTCGCGTCCTCGGGGCGGACTGGGGCATGGCCACCACGGGGGTCGCCGGCCCTGATCCGCAGGACGGCAAGGCCGTGGGGACGGTCTATGTCGCGGTGGCCGGGCCGGGCGGCGTGCAGAATATGGCCGAGCTGAGGTTGAACGGTGGACGGGCGGACATCCGTAAAGAGAGCGTACGGAGCGTGCTCGAGTTGCTCTCCGCCGAACTCGGCAAGAATGCAAGGGCACAGGATACGGAACAGAACGGGGGGAATTGA
- the pgsA gene encoding CDP-diacylglycerol--glycerol-3-phosphate 3-phosphatidyltransferase, with the protein MTGAPASAAGGSGAKPVRGGKLGTAAVNQASLWNIANLLTMLRLVLVPGFVLLLLHHGGYDPVWRSFAWAAFAIAMITDLFDGHLARTYNLVTDFGKIADPIADKAIMGAALVCLSYLGDLPWWVTGVILFRELGITLMRFWVIRHAVIPASRGGKMKTLAQGTAVGMYVLALTGPLATLRFWVMAVAVVLTVVTGLDYVRQAVVLRRKGLAAERAAAVAGPVQGATGSRDSAEAER; encoded by the coding sequence ATGACGGGAGCCCCGGCATCCGCGGCAGGCGGCTCCGGCGCGAAGCCGGTCCGCGGCGGCAAGCTGGGCACTGCGGCCGTCAATCAGGCCAGCCTGTGGAACATCGCCAATCTGCTCACCATGCTGCGGCTGGTGCTGGTGCCCGGCTTCGTGCTGCTGTTGCTGCACCACGGCGGGTACGACCCGGTCTGGCGTTCGTTCGCCTGGGCGGCCTTCGCCATCGCCATGATCACCGACCTGTTCGACGGCCATCTGGCGCGCACGTACAACCTGGTCACCGACTTCGGGAAGATCGCCGACCCGATCGCGGACAAGGCGATCATGGGCGCTGCGCTGGTCTGTCTCTCGTACCTCGGTGATCTGCCCTGGTGGGTCACCGGCGTGATCCTCTTCCGCGAGCTCGGCATCACGCTGATGCGGTTCTGGGTGATACGGCATGCGGTGATTCCGGCCAGTCGCGGCGGGAAGATGAAGACCCTGGCGCAGGGGACGGCCGTCGGGATGTACGTCCTGGCTCTCACCGGTCCACTTGCCACCCTGCGCTTCTGGGTGATGGCGGTGGCCGTCGTGCTGACGGTGGTCACCGGGCTCGACTACGTGCGCCAGGCCGTGGTGCTGCGTCGCAAGGGGCTCGCCGCCGAGCGGGCCGCCGCTGTGGCTGGGCCGGTCCAGGGGGCCACGGGAAGCCGTGATTCGGCGGAGGCCGAGCGGTGA
- a CDS encoding helix-turn-helix domain-containing protein — MILLRRLLGDVLRRQRQRQGRTLREVSSSARVSLGYLSEVERGQKEASSELLSAICDALDVRMSELMREVSDELSLAELAESAAVSDPVPVPVRPMLNSVSVTSVAGVPTGRVTIKAPAEAVDVVAA, encoded by the coding sequence ATGATTCTGCTCCGTCGCCTGCTTGGTGACGTGCTGCGTCGGCAGCGCCAGCGCCAAGGCCGTACTCTGCGCGAAGTCTCCTCGTCCGCCCGAGTCTCGCTCGGCTATCTCTCCGAGGTGGAGCGGGGGCAGAAGGAGGCATCCTCCGAACTGCTCTCCGCCATTTGCGACGCGCTTGACGTACGGATGTCCGAGCTCATGCGTGAAGTGAGCGATGAGCTGTCGCTGGCCGAACTGGCCGAGTCGGCAGCAGTCAGCGATCCGGTGCCTGTGCCGGTCCGGCCAATGCTCAACTCCGTCTCCGTGACGTCGGTGGCAGGTGTGCCGACGGGACGGGTGACCATCAAGGCGCCCGCGGAAGCGGTGGATGTCGTCGCCGCCTGA